Within the Nyctibius grandis isolate bNycGra1 chromosome 4, bNycGra1.pri, whole genome shotgun sequence genome, the region CCTGTGCCAGTCCCAGAGGCTGTGCTCTGGCTCTCAGACCCTGTCTTTCCCACAActgctccctctctcccaggCGTCATCACTCCTGGGCCTGGCTTATAACATGGTGTGTGGTGCGGGGACAAAGATGACAGGGCTTCCTCCATCTCGCAGAGGTAATACGTTCATTGGCCCCAGCGTTCAGCACAGTGATTAATTGAGAGCTGCCTGAATCTGGAGCACCAAGTGAGCATCATTAGagccatctgaaaatgagggaGAAGAGACCGTGAGCCAGAGGATCAGGGCTGGAGTCCGTGCGCTGTACGGGTGAGTAATCTGTGTATGCTGAGAGCTGACAGCTTTGGGGCCGGGTGGGCTACCAGGTACGTCACTactgctcttctgctgctgaaaaagtCCCGCGTTGCTGTTGCAGCCGTGCAGGTGGGTGATGCCAGCCCCTGTGCTCACCTGggggtgctccccagggctggggcacccCATGGGACAAGGGTGCGGGGGCAGCTTGCTGACCTGGGCCTGCTGcccacctcctctcctcctgcctgtggggctggggagagccaGTGGGGAGCACGGGGGGAGGAAATGAGGGGGGCCCAGGAGGAAGTCTGCTGGGTCTGGTGCTGCGGAATGGGAGCCCTCGTGGGTGCTGCGAGGGGGGAGGGCCCGTGTAGCCGGGGCTGAGCCAGCCTGGGGAGCTGCCCCATACCTCGTTGCTCTGCCCCCATACCTGGTTGCTCTGTCCCACCCTTCCCTTTATGGGATCTGCTCCCACACGGGACCCCTCGGCAGAGGCGTTTCCCCGCCCGCGGAGCGGGGTGCTGGGGTTCCTCCTGACCGCCCTCGGGGGGCTGCCCGGCCCTGCGGTGGGGGCAAGGctgggggctcagccccgggcGGGCGGTGGGTGCAGTGAGGCGCCGCGGCCAGCAGGTGCCACtgccccgccgcgctgcccggggccgccgccgcccgcccggcacGGCGGCAGCGCCCTGCCCGGGGGCTGCCCTGCCGCCCCTCCGCCAGCGGCGCGGCCGTGCCCCCCCCGCGGGGCCGGGACCCCCGCACTGCCCTGCCCAGCCGCCCCGCGGGTGACAGGCCGGGCCATGGGCGAACCGCTGCCCTCGGGGCTCTCAGCGCGCCCGGAGCGGAGCCCCTCGGTGCCCCTACGTACACGCGGGACGGggcagctgcttccccccccagcGCGGCCCGGGCTGGCggcggcaggagcagcccccaACGGCACGGCGGTGAGTGCCCGGAGCCCCGCGGGCTGCGCAGCGCCTGGATGACGGGCGCACCCCTCCACGCACCTCCCACCCCCATAAACACGCGCTCCAGCCCCGCTACctctgccccagctctcccGTGCGCATCCCGCCCCCCCCACGGGTGCGACCCGCCGGGCTCCGCTTCGCGGGGCCGTTCCTCTCTCCGGGCGGGACGAAGCCGGTTCCGCGACCGTGGGGcggggagcagcggggctgggggggggtgggtaAGGGCTGAGGTGCCAGGGGTGAGCAGTGTGCGTGTGCGCTGGGCGGGCGGGAGCATCTAGCGAGGTGAGCTGCGCGGGGGACGGCCggggcggagcggcggggggagcGCAGGGCTGGGCGGGGGCTGTGCGGGTGCGTGTCtgtccgtgtgtgtgtgtgtgtgtgcgcgcacCGGGGGCAGCTCCCCACGTGGGGCTGACGCGGCAGCCCCGGCCTGATCCGGGGCTATAAAGGGGCTGGGCGGCGAGCGAGGCAGAGCAGCCGCCGCCGgctgcagccccggccccgttccgcgccgctccgcgccccgctAACGCGCTCCCGGCGGGCAGCGTCCCAGCATGAGCCGCgggcgcccgcagccccccggcggccgccgcgcagccccgcCCCGGCCAGCGGCGCGGTAGGAGCGCGGAGCCCCGCGGAGCCGGGCGTGGCGCGGGTGGGGCAGGGGGCGAAGGGCGGGGGTGTCCACGCAGCCGGGGTTGATGTTTAACCTGGAGCGCCCGTTCACGGAGAGGGGCCACTTCTTCTCCTCCATGGAGTACCAgcggcagctggaggaggaggagggctacCTGCCTCCCGGCACCAACGGGACCTTCAACGACAGCGgtgccgggccgggctggggcacACCGTACCCCCTGCACACCACCGTCGCCCTCATCAGCCTGGCGGGCTTGCTCATGCTCTTCACTGTCTTCGGCAACGTCCTGGTCATCATCGCTGTCTTCACCAGCCGGGCGCTCAAGGCCCCCCAGAACCTCTTCCTGGTCTCCTTAGCCTCGGCCGACATCCTGGTGGCCACGCTGGTCATCCCCTTCTCCCTGGCAAACGAGGTGATGGGGTACTGGTACTTCGGCAAAGTCTGGTGTGAGATCTACCTGGCCTTGGATGTGCTGTTCTGCACCTCCTCCATCGTGCACTTGTGTGCCATCAGCCTGGACCGTTACTGGTCCATCACGCAAGCCATCGAATACAACCTCAAGCGTACCCCACGCCGCATCAAGTGCATCATCTTCATCGTCTGGGTCATCTCAGCCGTCATCTCTTTCCCGCCACTCATCTCCATTGAGAAGAAGAGCGGGCAGCAGGCTGACCAGGGGGTGGCAGGGTGCAAGATCAACGATGAGAAGTGGTACATCATCTCTTCTAGCATCGGCTCCTTCTTTGCCCCCTGCCTCATCATGATCCTGGTCTACATGCGCATCTACCAGATAGCAAAGAGGCGAACCAGGGTACCGCCAAACAAGCGGGCAGAGCGCCCTGAGAAGAGGCAGAACGGCTTGACCGACAAGGAGGACCTGCCAGCCACAGCTCAGCTCAAtggggagaaggcagcaggaggtggcggcgggcaggagggagagatcAACGGCATAGACATGGAGGAGACCTCTTCCTCCGAGCACCAGGAGAACAACCAGTGTAAGAAGTCAGAGAGACCACCAAGGGGAAAGACCAAGACTAAACTGAGCCAGATTAAGCCTGGGGACAGTTTGCccaggaaggcagaggaggaaaggaacaCCAAAGGGTCCCGGTGGAGGGGCAGGCAGAACCGGGAGAAGCGCTTCACCTTTGTGCTGGCGGTGGTGATCGGGGTCTTTGTCATCTGCTGGTTCCCCTTCTTTTTCACCTACACGCTGACAGCTGTCTGcaagagctgctctgtgcccGACACCCTCTTCAAGTTCTTCTTCTGGTTTGGTTACTGCAATAGCTCATTGAACCCCGTCATCTATACCATTTTCAACCACGACTTCAGAAGGGCCTTCAAAAGGATCCTCTGCAGGATAGAGAGGAAAAGGATTGTTTGAAGGACCCTTTGCTGTGGGCCGGACTAATTTAAGACTTTGTAGGCGAGTAAGGCACGGCTTTCTTGGGCTGTCCTTGCATGGGATGGTTTCCTTCAGCTTGCGAGCAGGAAGCCTTTAAAACCCGAGATGAGCCTGAGGAAATGCCGAGGAGCAGCAGGCAAGTGGAAGCCTGAGCCGTGGCATTCAGCTTTCCAGGGGAGGATGGCTTTTGACTtgcttggtttattttgttagttttttttctcttgccagAATCTCTCGGTGGATATTTTCATGACTGCTCAATTTGACTCTTTAAAAGACAAGCAACGTGCAGCTCCGTGAGATGAACAACAAAGAGGGAGTATGCCACCCCAGAGGTGTTggcttttatattttgttgtatctttttcctcctgttgtatatgtaattaattttaaccCCCTTGTAAAGTACAGTATTGTATCCCTGAATCTGAATGTCTTAATTTTTGTAAGGCAAGCAGCTTTGAAACTGTGAATGCTTTAATTATTCTTGACACCTTAGAAGTCCCTCTCTTCCCACTCCTGAAACCCCCCCACTCAAAACCGCTGAACAACTAGAGGCATTACCCCTACCTGGCAATTTGATAATATTACCAAAATTTCCAATatcctgtcatttttttttttttgtctgtaaagCTTAGGATCACAGACCTCACCAGACTGGctatttttgttgtcattttttaTATCCTACCTGattctgtttaatttctgtgttgcCTGTGATATAATACAGCTGAGGTGGTGACTGCCCTCTTGTTGTTCATTAAAGCAGACCCTGACGGAGTGGTGGCTTTGCTGTGCAGGCAGGGACATCCCGGGTGAGGGAGTGACAGGCTATTTCCCATGCAACGTGAGGCTTGGGACCCGGCCAAGCTTCCCGCGAGTTAAATCTCGGTTAATATTATGCCACACTGCAGCACTGAAATGTGTTCGATGCTAACCTGCTTCCCCTGACTGTACATAGATaccatttcaaagcaaagagcAGGGCTCCATATATCGTGTTATCTCATTTGTATTGATTTGTGATGGTTTAACTCCTGCGGGATTTcctgcagaagaggaagggGTTTGTGCACGGGGGCTGTTGTGTCTTTATGAATTAAGGGAGAAGAGTTCAGTTTTTAATCTGCCAGTCTCATCTTTCCTAGGAAATATGAAAACATCCCTCTTTCAGTCTTATACAGGGCAAAACTCCGAAATGGGAAACTTAACTGAcactttctgcagtattttatagtgtaattaagctttttttttttttttaaaaaaaaaagaaatgtgtaaatATTGTGAGATTGGAGCAGGAGAGCGAGTTAATACTGCTCTTACACTCCTTTCCTGAAATgtgtttcagttctttctgctaaaaaaaaaaatacaaaaatggaCAGAACAAATCTAACATCCTTGTGCCATGAAGAAATTTCTGGAgaacattaaaaggaaaaacttttgATTCATCACAATAAATGAGTCTGCAAGCCTTTTAATGTTGTGAAAACAGCTTTGTCAAATACTGACAAGTCATAGAAATTGTTTGGAGAAAGCAAAGTTTGTGTAAGTCTTGTGTATAAGATTAATTTGCCTTTGCTGGTGTCATATGGTGCACaggaaaagactttaaaaaaaaaacctttttactTTTGGGAAGTGTTTTGTTGattttgctctctcttttgACTTTGTAATTAACTCCAAGGGTCCCTGGATGTGTCTTGGGACCTGGAGAGCAATGTTTACATTCACTTGCATTTTCAGAACTGAATCCTCAAGAGGTgaggaaagcaaataaactgtgctttactgtaaaaaaaaaaaaacaaacaaaaaccaaccatgAGCAGAAGTTGCTATAATGGATGATTATTTTTATCAAATAAAAGAGCGTTTACAGATCAAGTGTGAAAACCTTTTGGATAATCTGttagctattttatttattttttttttcagctgttcacTGATCCTCCGGCAGTTTTGGTCttgatgttttttaaagaacacaTTGGGAAAAGCACTCGTGTGTTCTGAAAGGCGTTGTTACCCCAGGTAGGGAACAATGGCTCCATGCGTCGTGCAGTGGCATAATAACAAATGAGTCCTTGATAtttcttggtggtttttttccctctctttcatGCCACAGTAAGAGCATTCGCatgtttcttaaagaaaagatCTCAGGGTTTCAGGGTGTGATTTGCTCCCTGTTGCTGGGATCGCCTGACTGGTGCAGCATTTACAGCTATTGAGTTGAGAAGGTTTTTAATGATTAGGTCGCAGATGGGATTAGAAATGATTAGGCTGGAAGGCAGTATTTCTTGATATATGCAGGAGTGTCCACCTCAGTGGGGCTTTGTTTCCAGCCCCCGAGAGCCAGCCAGCCAGGCTCGCTTGCCCTTACACCAGCGCTGCCGAGACCATCCCTGCAGGAGGGTGATGGGGGATTGTTCTCCCACCCAACGAAGCGTTGCTGCCGTGTGGCTACCTGCCCCCCGAGGACGCTGGGTCCAGCTCACCATTGGCTGCGGCTGGGctccttctttgccacaagtgCCAGGTAGCTCCAAAGGCGAGGGGACACGAGGTGCTGATCCTGTGAGTGCTTCAGCATGTGCTTCATTTTGCCCAGGAGCACATGTAACTGTTGGGGAGCTCTGGCTCCTGGTCTTCCCACTGTTGGGGTCCCTGGAGTCACCCtgcttccctgctctgctgcttgtttGGTGAGACGATAAGTGACTAGAGCCCAGTGCTAGAGCTGCTGGCCTCATGGCCCCACTCTGCCACTGCCACCAAGGTTGTGGTTGGAGGCACTTGGCAAGCTGGGAGGTGGACCAGGGCTGGCAAGCAGCATCGCTGCTGGGCATAGGGCACCCAATGATGGCCCAGAGATGAACCTTTTGGTCACCTCATGGTGGGCTTTGTGAGCCAGGAGGACCTGATCCAGGCAGAGTGTCTTGCTGTCCATCCTCTGGTCTCAGCTGGCCCTGTTGGCCTTGGAGGGTTTTACAAAGCAGACCCCGTGGGACACGCAGGGGCCGGtgcctggggcaggaggtgtTCCAGCAGCCATTGGTTACGCTTGCCCCTTCCCTCTGTCTGTCTGACGTCCTTGTGGCCAAATCCCTAGTACAGACAGTAGAGTATTTTggtggttttgcagctgtgggaCTGGGGCTTTGGTGGGCTTCCAGTTGGTGAAGCTTTGCACAGCTGAAATGTCTAATTGCTCCCAATTTTCCATCAAAAGTAAAAGTAAGGTGTAAAAAACTGAAATTATGTCTCCAGGGTGTGTCCCTCCAAAAACCTGGTGCCCTCATGGTTCAGCCCAGTCAAACAAAATACTCAAGGGACTGTTTTAATTGGGGGCAGTGACTCCCTGCATCTGACACGGCAGAGCTACCTGCCCATCCTTGTGGCCAGTGTCTGAACTTCCAccatcctgctgcctttgccaccTTCTGACTcaggcttttatttcatttccccTGAGCTGTTGGTCATTTTTGTTCCAGCTGTGTCCTGGACCCTCCACGCCTGCTGGGGATGGGCATGTCCAAGCCACAGTGGCCTCTGGGCACCGTGGGCTCTGTGGTGGAGGTGCTGGTGTGAAACCATCATCACTTTCTCTTTGGTAGGTGAGGACCAGCCACGCTGCCTCTGAGCCAGAGGCCATGTTGCCGTGGGCTTCGCTGGGAtgctctctccagctctgcAATAACCGAGTCCAGCTCTGCTCACCTCCATGCCTGCCCCATCTCGCTGTGGGGCTGAGTCCCTCCACCCTTGCCAGGTCCCGATGCCTggctcttccccttccccctcccaatTCCCTTCTCACCAGGAGAAAGCTGCCTCATTGCTCCCAGCTCATTCCCATGCAACTGACACATCAGGGGTTGTAATGAactttggttgttttttatAACCTTTTATTTCAGGGCTGAAAGGTTAATGGTGctagggtggggagggggaccCGCCTCCCCGCGGGGTGAGAGGCCAACAGCGGGCAGAGGTGCCACTGCCAGCTCTTCCCCGGGAGGGGTTTCTCCACAGCTTTCCTGTGTGGGGTCACCCTGCACCGCACCCCTTGTGTGGGAACCCCCAAGGACAGCCCCAGGGTGCCAGCTCAGGGACATGCAGGAGGGGCCCAGGTGAGGTGGTCTGGTGTGGCAAGTGTCCTAAAATGTCCCCAAGGGGTGAGCTGCatgagcagcagggctgccctTGGAGAGACCGGTGGCTGCCTGCCCAGAGCTTGTCCCTGACACCCTTGGTCTGCTGACacaagcatttatttctgtgggGTTTTAGTCCCTGTTCTCTGGGAGATAAGGAACTGCTCACCCAGAGGAAGCTCTCCAAGATCTTCCAGCGAGGGATGGACTTGGCCCGAATCATTCCGCTCACACAAAATAGGTTTCCCAGCCTGGAGGAGCCTCTGTGGGTTTCAGCCCGTGTTCATCAGCCATCCTGTGCCGTAAGTACCCCCAATCCCACCCAGCATCCCCTCGCCCAGGGGTTACTGGACCTGGTGCCCTGGGATTTCCCTCTGGGTTGGGTAGCTGGCCCTGCTGCCTGTGCAGCTCTCATCAGCTGaagttctttgttttattttatttcttaactttCCATTTCACCACTGGAAAAGTTCAAAGTCTGCTGAGATTGCTCCTTTGTTACAGCCGGTGCCTGGCAGACAGCTACACTTGGCGCTGTCTCACCGTTTTTGCTATGAACCGCTCTTTGCAGCTGGTTTGTAGTAACGTCTCTGTGGCTTGTTAAATATTTGTAGCTGTGATTGCAGTGCCTTATCCCAAGCTGTAGAAATGGAGTGAAGAGAGAACAGGGTTAGCGGGGAGCCCACCCCCTGCATTAGCCGCTAGTACTCAATCAGCTCACAAATGCTCCAGGACCAGATCCTGACCCCTCTGTGAACAGAAAGGGTCATAGTCTGAGCCCTGGGAAGTCCGGGAGAAATTCCAGCTGGGGGTCACAGTGCAGTAGTGCTGCACGAGGCCACAGCGCACTCCCAAACGtctccagggcagagcagaggggcgTGAACAGGGCTGTGGGGGGCACCATAAAACACACTTTCCTTGAGTCAGACCATGGCTGGTCACAGGAGGAAGGTTTGTTGCaagcagaggagaagaagaCCTGCTGTCATGGGGCAGGAGATGTGAGAGGTGTTGAATGGAGATGCTGATGCTTGGACTGGTCAATTAATATCCTTTCCTTCTCGAGGGACCTTCTTGGCCATTTGAGTTGTCCCTTAGGAGTGCTTATTTCCCAAAGAGGACCACCAGTGTGTGAGGACAACATCTTGCAGCCAGGTCTATAGGGAAGTGAGATAGGTCCCAGGATTCAGATCCAACAGAGGCATG harbors:
- the ADRA2A gene encoding alpha-2A adrenergic receptor, encoding MFNLERPFTERGHFFSSMEYQRQLEEEEGYLPPGTNGTFNDSGAGPGWGTPYPLHTTVALISLAGLLMLFTVFGNVLVIIAVFTSRALKAPQNLFLVSLASADILVATLVIPFSLANEVMGYWYFGKVWCEIYLALDVLFCTSSIVHLCAISLDRYWSITQAIEYNLKRTPRRIKCIIFIVWVISAVISFPPLISIEKKSGQQADQGVAGCKINDEKWYIISSSIGSFFAPCLIMILVYMRIYQIAKRRTRVPPNKRAERPEKRQNGLTDKEDLPATAQLNGEKAAGGGGGQEGEINGIDMEETSSSEHQENNQCKKSERPPRGKTKTKLSQIKPGDSLPRKAEEERNTKGSRWRGRQNREKRFTFVLAVVIGVFVICWFPFFFTYTLTAVCKSCSVPDTLFKFFFWFGYCNSSLNPVIYTIFNHDFRRAFKRILCRIERKRIV